The DNA segment CCGTTGGTCGAAGGCTGGGCCAGGACGCGCTCGCCGTATTGTTGGACGAAGTAATCTTTGATTTGCTGTTCCGTCCAGCCCGCGGCCAGCTTTTCACGGATGGTGGCCCGCCACTGGGTGCAGGCCTGGGTGGGACACACGTCGAGCGGGGTGTTCTCGCACACCGGGCAGTAAAGCTGTTTGGCCACGGCGTTCACATCATCGTCGGTCGGGCCGTCGTTTTGGGCAAAGGCCGGAACAGTGAAAAGTAAATAGTAAGCAGTAAGCAGTAAGCAGTAAAAACTGATGACTGGTAACTGATAACTTGACAACCGGTTCTTCGTCATCAGTCAGCTCCTACCGAACGGGTTGCGACGCCAGCCGGCGCGGACACATAACGTTTCTCTTCGGCGGCGTCGGGCCAGGCGGCCACCAGCGTACCGATGATGAAAATGATTCCGCCCCACCACACCAGGTTGATGAGTGGATTCACGTAAATCTTGAAGGTGGCGCTGTTGGACGAGATCGGTTGCCAGTCCACCAGCAGAACGTAAAAATCTTCGCCGAGGGTGGAGCGCACGCCGGGGATGGTCATGGGCTGGCCGCTGTCGAGGAAGAAGTCGCGGCGCGGGTGCAGAACGCCGACCGGTGAGCCGCCGGCGTCAAAGACGCTGACGGTGGCGCGAGTGACTTCACGGCGGTCGTCGGTGTTGAATTGAGCCACCGAATCAAATTTCATGGTGAAGCCGCCGAGCGAGAGCGTCTCGCCGCGATTGAGGGTGGCCTGCGTTTCCTGCTGGAACATGTAGGAGCCGACGACGCCAAAGGCCATGACGACCACTCCAAGATGGATCACATAGCCGCCGTAACGTCGGCGGTTACGGGCGGCGAGGTTGATCAGGGCCAGGGCCGGGTTTTCCCCCAGCCGCATCCTGGCCCGAACCCCGCGCGCAAATTCGGAGAGGGTGGTGAGGCCGACGAATGTGGCGATGCCGTAGCCGAGCAA comes from the Chloroflexota bacterium genome and includes:
- a CDS encoding cytochrome c-type biogenesis protein CcmH, giving the protein MTKNRLSSYQLPVISFYCLLLTAYYLLFTVPAFAQNDGPTDDDVNAVAKQLYCPVCENTPLDVCPTQACTQWRATIREKLAAGWTEQQIKDYFVQQYGERVLAQPSTNGLNILIWVLPPLALLVGAFFLARYLQSVNAHRPAPASAPEPADDDLAAQLEKELAKRR